The Nicotiana tomentosiformis chromosome 2, ASM39032v3, whole genome shotgun sequence genome includes the window tgcacaaaggagaagaaatttttgaaaaatctttaatgaaacgacgataaaaacctgcatggcccaagaaactgcgaatgccttttacggatgtcggtgggggcaatttttcaatcgtctccacctttgctttatccacctgtagaccatcttttgaaaccttgtgccccaaaactataccttcacgtaccatgaaatggcacttttcccagtttagcaccaggttcgtctcttcacacctagcaagcactttatcaaggttcatcaaacaactatcaaaagaaaatccaaacacagaaaaatcgtccatgaatacttctacgaatctttcaaccatgtcagtaaaaatagccatcatacacctttgaaaagtcgcaggtgcattacaaagaccgaagggcattctcttgaacgcatacgtgccataaggacatgtaaatgtagttttctcttggtcttctggggctatagcaatctgattataccccgaataaccgtccaggaaacagtagtattcctggccagctaatctatcaagcatttggtcaataaaaggaaggggaaagtggtctttccgggtggcattgttcagttttctgtaatctatgcaaattctccatccagtgacagttcttgtagggattaagtcattattttcattagcTACTACAGTtatccccctttcttcggcacacattgaacggggcttacccatttactatcagagattggaaatacaatacctgcatcaagccacttaatcacttcttttcttaccacttctttcatgattggatttagtcggcgttggtgctCTACACTTGGTTTGTGTctgtcctccatgaggattttgtgcatgcagaatgctggactaatgcctttaatgtcagacattgtccacccaattgctcgcttgtgctcacgtagcacccttaatagcttttcttcctgtaatttggacaagtgagaagaaataataacaggtaaagtgtcagaacttcccaaataagcatattgaaggtgaggggtaggggtttaagttccaattttggagcttcttcaattgacggctttgatggggggccacttggcctgttcaggggctcaaacgggattattccttgcatgtaagcacatgatgcatctaggatatgcatcatctcctcaaactcatcatccatctccaagctatcaaacatcatgattgctttttctagagaatcgtctagatatacactcgtgtcaagaagatTCTCATGCACCTCCActacagatatcatagagagctcctcatagtggctgGGAAGTTGGATTGCCTTATAGACATTGAAGattgcttcctcgttgtccaccctcataatcattttcccttctctcactttaattattgcatcaccagtagccaagagaggtcgtcccaatatgattgggaCTTGTTCATCAGcttcgaagtctagaataatgaagtcagctgggaagatgaattttccaatttgcagcagcacatcttcaatcactccttcggggtaggctatggacctatcagctaattgcaacatcaccgtagttggtctcggagctcccagacccaattgcttaaacaaggataaaggcatcagatttatgcttgcacccagatcacaaagagcacgtcccacgtcgatattaccgattcgcactggaatggtgaagcttccaggatccttaagcttttggggaagcttgttttggactcttgatgtgcactcctcagtaagtgcaaccgtctcgaactcagtcaatttcctcttgtgagccactatgtcttttatgtacttagcatactttggaatttcacgaagtacatccactaatggaatatttaattgaacctgactcaacatagagagaaatttgttgaacatgcgatcgtcattctttttctgcaacctttgggggaaaggtggtggtggccttgtaacctccattcgctctgaacttgcatcattttcctttgactcttgtattGCCTTAGGTGTCAGCTCTCCCTCAGGTATGGGTTTTTCCTttatcttctttggcacttcctctagctccctcccgtttctaagtgtaactgcattaacttgagggttcttttCTGTATCACTGGggagtgagcctgtaggtctagtattttggtttgctgctaactgccccatttgcctctcaagatttctgaaatcggtcctgagctgttgattgtctagcaacaactttttcagcaagtcattcgtactttcttccatttgttggggtggcttctgaggttgagtaaaattcccttgaggcctatactgattctgttgacttccgccccatgagaagttaggatgattcctccagtttgggttgtaagtgttcccatattgcgcatgttgattcataggacctctgttttgttgccccacatagtatatagattcaggattcgtggggcacatgtcaatcatatgactgtctccgcataggtCGCAAccaatagacatctgctgtacatgttgaatttgttgtgttgtcattctgttcatctgatttgccagttTTGCTacatcggctctcatggcggaaaaatcatcaagctcaatcaatccggcTGCCctctgtttaattccccttcttgaatccccctctccttgccaattatggtcattagcagtgaagttgtttagcaagagttgtatttcactatacggctttgccatgcaactacccccacaagctgagtcaagattcatttttgatgcttcatctaacccatcaacaaaagtgtgacccaatacctcatcagtttgacaatgatgcgggcagtctctgagtagcttcttgtatctttcccaagcttgacgaagtgtctcgccatcccgttgttggaacccaagaatttggctcctcagcgactttgtcttcttagttgggaaaaacttgatcaggaatttccttgctagatcatcccaagtgtggatagagttcgcgggctccttttgcaaccattccttagcttcccccaacagtgaaaaaggaaacagtgtcagcctgacatagtccttggaaacgttcggataattgtaagtgtccgtaatttccaagaagttctgaatatgcctctgcgggtcctcatgagatagacccacatactgtcctgtggactgaatcagctgtaccatgtactgtttgagttcaaaatgcccagtgatatcaggcttcacaatagcctgagtcatattcgcaagattgggccttgcggcttcaatcaccggacgctctccattgcctgccatctctattggttgtGGCTGAAcggcgatgtccaactctctttctattctcgttctagcttcaagttcccttctcactctatgtagtgttcgttcgatttctggatcaagaggaatgaggttgtttgcacttatactcctctgcattcgagagaagatcctgcgttgatacaaacaaggcaaactgaaaattaaaacttgaacaaatatctaataaaagcttaacttagtcaagtagctaatttctaagtccccggcaacggcgccaaaaacttgtccAGTGCAaatacactcacgcaagtatacgtggtcgtcaagtaataaagtagtgaataaagtatcgttcccacgaagacttatgattaacttttgactaatttaaactcgaatagcttattgattcaagatattCTTAACAAAacatataattttctaaattactaactacagactatcaaataatgaaCTGCTAAGAAggaaacacaacacttaaatagtttttgaataacaatcaataagatataatattccagggtcacgggtcatctaacattcatgttgcattcttagtttaaaataactaaatgatTTATCGGAATTGTTAATTCACAGAGTTAATTTCACttgtaagaatctgtcgagttctgaCAAACCTATTCAAGTTagcttaatacctatatgtctatggaattaagtttaacaagaacgcatttacaatttcTATATtacaaccgagcaaggcaattaggtatatctctatcctaatcgcgaatccgttccccgatgcccggatatgagaacttactctatttactcctatatgcaatctagggttcccactttcgagttcaactctagattcatagatagtatttcactgttagctactcagcaaaataattaaaaatagaattaaataaacaacccaatatgataaactcaatgtagtcaaattaaacttcaaaaatcaacattcatgtatacccatgaccctagaacaataggattcttagccactcatattcaggcaatcatccaaaatttcataagagtgcataaaaatcaataaaagaaagagagaataagaaCTCCAGACGAATTCCTTGGTTTTTCTTCAACTTGGTCGTAGCTTCTGTCTTTTTCAATCTTGCTCTCCTCTCCCCGCCAAAAGAAGCGTTtttaagcttatatattgcgtccaaaagtcgtgggctagagttctcctaaccctagcccaaatcggcttcagaggttgatgctaaggtggatgcgacgcatccacctcgtcctccatttcttaaccTAGAATGTGAggatggatgcgacgcatccaccttctctTCAACTTCCGaattttgcatgcgagggtggatgcgacgcatccacccttttCTTCTACTTTCCAGTTTCGGATGCTATGGTGGACGCTATGGTCCAACTTCACTGCTCAGGGTGTATGCACGATGATgtttttttttctagattggatgcgacgcatccaatctctcttcttCTACCTAGgacaccttttcttcatatttttgcactccaaaaaCCTTAAATAGTCaaacataacttaattagtcatcaaaccaataattaaaccatgttgggcattttaaagatcaaataacaacaagaagcggttaaaacatgggtaaagtaacatagacatatatcgaaatatgccaaacatcaaacATATTAGATTAGTTAAGAATGTTACACTACTTAGGACCAAAGAGTCATTATTAACAAATCTACACAAATATTAAGTTTACCAAGACTATCCTCACTGCATTTCACTCAAAATTTGCAAGAGAATTATAGTACTTCCTTTGTTAGTCCACTCTAAACGGAAACAGAACAAACATGACAAGAtgcaccagcaccagcaaaaaAATCCTGCTTATCAACTTACCATATATAATTAGCTAAGTTGGTAAGCTCAGGCAAAGCAAAAAGAATAATGAAAACAAGGACGACTAGTGGAACGAAGTACCGGAGTCCTGTCAGAAATTCCTGTATATCAACATTGTGATACCCATCAGCATATTGGAGACTCACCTTCAATACTGTAGCTGATGACAGTCCCCGAGAATTAGCCGCATGCAACACAATTGGTATTTACTGATATAGCCAGTTTTTTCTTGTCACATCAAAGATGATATCCTTTTATAGACTGACAAAGGCGATAAATCGATCTGTAGATTGGTCAAGGCAGTAAACGTGCCCCTTCAACGTAACATGACAACTACTCTCCATCATCTTGATGCTCGTTCAACCGAACCGTCTCTTCTGATTGGGCTAAGTAAGCCGTAAATACTCTTTACACCATGTGATAGTCTTCGCTTTGGAGCAAGCTCGCATAGTTTCTCCCAAAAGGTCACACCATTAAGAGTATCCTACACCTTATATGTTGCTTCTTTCTCTTCTCAACTTCCAATACGAGACTTTGTTCGGATACCCAACAATCGAGACATTGGTCATAAAAAAGAACAATAGCCTAATTCTCAATCCTTGGAGTACTTCTTTAGAAACATTACGAAGACACTTCTCCATCTCTTCAAACTTCTTTGGGAACCTTAGGAAGAAGGGAAACGGGTATGTTTTAGAGCTCCTGGAAGGTTGCAGTTTGTAGCAACTGAGCTGCAAGAGGCATGTAAACAAATACAGAGGAGGATATCGAAATGAAGAAGGAACACCTTGAAGAAGATAACAAAGTGAACAGAAAAGTTGGTTATACCATTCCACATGTGTATATTCTCCATTTAACAATTATGTATAGCCATCATGAAACTATAGCTAGATCATTTTGATGATATTAGTCATAACCACTAAGGAACGGTAGTAATAGTGAAATGAAATTACATAGTGAGGCTCAATTGTAAAGAATAATATCTTCTATTCAAAAGGCATACAGTCTCATAACTCCCCAGTGGTCACATACTTCCAAGCTCACGGTACTACCTACATTTGCTACATTCTCTTACAGTAAAATGAAACTAATTTTTTACCCCTTCAAGTTATACTCTACAACTACTTCAAGCATGTACATGTATGTTGGATATGACATAAAAAAAGATGTTATTTTTCTAAATAACATGACTAAGTGGCCCAATGCCTAATTCGTCCTCTATGTCATCGCCCTCTTCAAACAGCTTCAAGAAACGAGCTTGATCTTGCTGCCTCTTCTTTCGCTTCCAATATTTGTAAACAGTGACTGCTCCAAGAACTAAAACCATTGACGCTAAAGCACAGATAAGCAGCACTAGAGCCCAGTGCATTCTCTTTCCCCCTTTTTGTGAGCCAGATGAGTGATTAGAAGCTAGAGAAACAACGCAATAGAACTAACAATTAGTACTGAGCATATAAGTAAACCAACTCCACAAATTCGCGGAAGCAAAAAAatcttcaatctataaatagagCCCAGATAAGAAAAATCTTAAGGAATTTCCTTTAACATCTAAAGATTAAAACTGCAGGGTATTAGTGACTTATTCTACATCACCACATCAACAGCCCGACCTCTATTGCATCAGCTAACAAAATGTACCAGAGAGAACTACAAAAAGGAATACCATAAGGAACTAGAAGACTAACCACCACCACGAGGGACACACTCTGGGCACAAAAATGTGGCATTGAGCTCTTTCTTTAAGAAATGAACATACTTCCCATCAAGATCAGTAAAATCAGAAGCACATAACTCCCACTCATCAAAAGTATCATCAGGCTTTATTGTATCCTTCTCATAGATCCCGCATCGTTTGCACTTTTTATCTGTAAGCTCTGTCAAAGGCTAAAACATAAAATGCACTCAACATCAAATTCTGGAAGGAGATATATCTTATGCCATGCACATCATATTAGTATAAACCTGGATAATCTCTACAACAACAGAAATTCACAAGCTCTAGAGCAACACGcataatttttgaaatatactGATAGAAGTTGAAAATAATGCATAACAACTTCCATGACCCACATGCTAATTTCTAGATGTGATTCCTCCCCATCATGCAACACAAATATCTCAGTCCCTGCTATCTTTTGTTTCTGTTAAATCATTTTCCATTAAAATATTCCCACATGTAGCACTCAACAACCATTAAACAGTTCCCAGCACGACTTTTCAAACCAACCACTAAATAGGAAACTATAATTTCTACACCCAAAAAGAGTAAGACATGACACTCCCTGCCAAATATTAACCCAACTGAAGCAGTTGCAGCCAAAAGTTGAAAAGAAGAGTTATGACTACAGTCCACAGGTGGGAGGGTGCTGCAGGTTTACAACTAAATTTTGTAATTTGCAATAGGTATCGTCTAACTAGGAAGTAAGTTAGCAAAGACCAGCTGTGTAGAAATTCCTTTGAAAATGCAATGAACCAACACTTTGGCAAAATGTAGGTAAAAGGTTCACCAACCTTAGGGAGTAAcaggtcccccccccccccccaacaaaaGGCAACTCCTACATACAACCTGTTATGTTTTAGCAGGAAAATAAAGGCATATGCATTGCCATATTCATGTTTATTGGCTACATCGCAAATTCTCATCTTTTTCCCAACAAACAACTGCACAAGTTTTTATTTTACACTTAAGTCGTCTCAAGCACAATGCCAACATACTTTGTTAAGAAGAATAGCTTTTTGCAACTACGACTAGAGGCGGACCTATGTGTAATGTTGAAGGGTCACCAAACCCGTAAACTTCGGTAGAAATCTTGTATATGTATAAGTGTATACCTTGAAAAAGGTTAATTCAAATCACTTGGCACCCTAAACACTAAAAGCCTTTAGGGGCACTAGTTGAGTAGAATATTGTGCCCCCGTCGCCTtaaaatcctgggtccgcctctaACTAAGACAGTAGTCGAAACTAGCACGCTATAAGCATTTTGATGACAAAATATTGTGACAAATGGTTATTGCTAGTAAATTTTAAATGTTCAAGTTATCCTAAACAATGAAAGGAAAGGGAATTGTAAAAGCGAAAGCTGGAAAAGATAGCAAAGAGAAAGTTCCATCGTAAGTAAATCAAACAATTGAGAGAGATTCAGTCATCATAAACCTGCCAAGACTCTTCGCCCTTGAAAGTATACAAGACATGTTTCTTCTTCACATCTGGCAAAATTGTTTTGTTCTCCCCTTTACACTGAAAAAATACTGTTGGTTTCGATCCGAATAATTCATGTTTCTTATATATTTGGATCGAATCAAGTGTAACAACTGCCGCTATGACTAATCCTGCAGAAATTAACAcacattaaagagaaaatatcaatattttttctctctttatACAAAAATCAAGAAACCTAGTAGAATGCATGCAAAAGGATTCACATAGCCTACCCAATTATTTAGAATCGTGATTGATACAGACCATAAATGACCATTCACATTTATTCTGAATTTAATTAGCTTGAGGTCAACCAATTAATCACAATTAAGATTACCTGGAAGCCATCTGAGAAAAAGTGAGCTACACAAAATAAATACAATGAGAATTCTAGGACTTAAACAATGATGCATCGTTGCctatacatattattctttacTTTTGGGTGCGACATAAGCTTAAGAAGGGAATTACACGAGAGGTGAAGAAGAAGGCTGAGGAGCAGTTCGCGCGTTGTTTAACAGTTGCCTTCTTATTTCGTTTACATTTCTGTTCTGACTTCTGAGACCAAAATTACTCCTACACTtgatgataatataaaaatatcattttgttgcAAACAATATTgccaaagaaaaataaatttgtgCTTCATCAATTTGATGTTTACACTGTGATTAACAGCTTGTGTgcatggttgttacctattgtattgcaTATGtatactttaaatataatatttattttgattgttactttaattttattgtatcgtatcgtaaaatttaaaaagtatcaTTTTATATAACGACAGATTTGGTGTGGTGTCATTGTTATATTATTTTTTCTCTCATTTtgcatttctttgttattaaataattattattttatctttatcatacttttttatataataattctactccgtattttattttttcttagtaatgttgcaagtttattattcatatttttgatttGTGACATCATGAAACTACGGTAAACggtacaatctatccaaacattatattcatcgaacaatacaatacgatatatTATGAAACGACATCCGTTGTTTTAAAAAATCATAATATTGTAATAGTAAATACTTACTCGCATCTGTTGTTTactctaaattaattaactatgATTAAGTGATAAAATTTTATGTGCAAACACATATTATGCTTCTATTAATTTGGTGTAAACACTCGACGCGAATTAGTTCTTACCCATTGCAATCCATGTTAAAAATACATGTATTATTATTCCCCACATAATTAACAATTTTTGTGTTATTAGAAATTAAATAACCAGTTATATCAGCCCATAAATAAGTTAGTACAAAATTAGTTAATTCATAAATTATTACCAATATTAGCCAATAAGCTATTTGTAGTCAAAAAAATATCAaagttttgctttcttttgagtgggtaTTATTGGAATAGATTTGATACATATTAAGAAGCTTAAATCTCAGTTTTGGGGATGATTTGatagagttttgaggtggtttgaattgaaaattcgaaataGAAGATAAATATGAAAAAAGATGGTAAAAATAGCACAGACTAACCAGTTTtggactgataattgaaaaatagccaatgtttgtaaagtcattgaaaagTAGCCATTTATTTTGCcgaaacacgaaaagttccagcataatatgcgagattatggagctcctgcgtataaaccttcagtatattatgttggaactccagcacacgaaaagttccagcataatatgcggaATTATGGACCTCCTGCATATGAACTTACCGCATATTACATTGGAACtctagcaacaacaacaacaacaataacaacaacctagtaaaatttcactaatggggtttggggagggtagtgtgtacgcagaccttacccctaccccgaaggagtagagaggccaCATTGGAACTCTAGCATATTATGAAATTCCAGTACATCATGTTGGaagctcatatgtaaaaaattcgaactaaaGCATATTGTGCTGGAATATTTTCGAAtttttaagggtatttttgttcagattttatctttacatgaaaagtggctaaatttcaatTAGTTTTGAAactgtagctatttttcaattaccaattgtaaatctgactattttttatattttcccaaaaagatgatatgtgtatcatttgtgtatcatatatatatatatatgatatttatatcaaatgtgtatcacatgtatattcaCGTATACATTATGTGTGAGTTATATGCGTGATACATGTATGTGTTGtaggaaaaaaaaattgaactcgattttaactacgaattttgataccaaatcagttcaaatcacctccaatcttcctcaaattttatattttatcgccttgtttgctacctcatccatgaaatttatTTTCCGTCTTGAATCTAATGTTGCTGATCACACTTAAAAATATAGAAGAAGATCTTtgcgtgtgattcttggagagaacgAATCCTTATTTATTTAGATTTTCAATTTTTGTATGTGCTTGACTAATTTTGATAAGTTTATAATTAATGGCTAGTAGTTAGTAAGTTAGAACTTATTTGGGACATATCCGTAAGATTCCCTTAGATTTGTACAAAAGGAACCATAAGGTACCCTGCCATTTTAGATTTTGTTCAAGTATTGCTATTCCACATTATATTTtgcaaaaataatatataaatttttacctaaattattattatttttataagaaTCAAAATActaaacaaatgttgtattacTATGTATAGTTCTATGTCAACTGTTTCACTATAATCGGCTTGCCTGCCTTATAAACACCTTTAAATTTCTTTCGACATATATTCGGACATAACTGTCTTAAATTTTTTTAGATTAAACTTACATAGCCATATAGATGTACTATAATCACAATTCACAAAATCTCATATGTTAAAAAGCACTTAACTCCCCAAATggtaatagaattaaataaataaaaaataagtaaataacaccttataatataatataatataatagaaTATATTAACTTATGAGTTTTTTTTATTAACTTATGAGTAAAGATTAAAATCATATCGTTATTACTGTGAGCAATTTTTTTCCTTTATTCTTTTACTTTTGTGATTCTgtgtttctttttttcttttttttttgtggttGATGATTTGGAAAAAAAATTGGGTTTTTTTTATGACACACTAATTACTGAAATGAAAAGGCTTATCATGGTCAATAGCCGTTGGAATCTTCAATTTAATCTTGCATTATCATTGCGTCTTTAACCCATTAATTACGGTAACAGCTCTACCTTAACTGGGGTAACTTTAGTCCTTTATTACTTCTTTGACCTTGCAAATTGAACAATGATAAAAATTTATGTGTACCTTATTTTTACATTAAatcaattaatgcaagaattgtAATATTGCATACACATATTTAATAGTTGATTATGCTTAAATGATTTGTATTCTCACTTTAAATCTTAATTCTGTTAAATTGCTTGATTTGGGTAAAAGGTCGGGATTGAAATTCTTGTACTTTGTCATatggagaaaaataaaagaaagaagaataCTGTAAATTAAAAGGACCTAATAAAAAATTGACTAATTGCATAAACTATACTATTAGGTAAATTCTTTTTCATTTGGCTAAGCATTGGCTGACAAAATTGTCTGAATAAAAGTGGGTACAAGCTCAAATAGAAAATCgtcattaaaaagaaaaaagaaaattaagCACTACTAAGAATTTTACACTTGCATATTTCCCCAccctttttttttcaaagttcgaACTAATTCGTGCTCATGCTTTAATATTGGCCAAAGCAAAGGAGAAGATATACGCAGACGCTTTCTTTCTatctctctcttcttttttttcagaacataaaaaataatcagacaagaaaagcaaaaaaaaaaaatgaaaggtGAAAGGAGGAAAAGAGAAAAATACTGTGATTACATTGACTTTAACTTTTATGGTCCACAACATCAACAGTAGCAGTGCATGATAACAGCCTTCGGAAAATACCAGACAACGCCGCACAAGAAACTTTCTTCACTTTCCTCACCACCGCAAACCTCCTCCGTCGCCGCCGTTGACCGGATTTTCCCTGCTTTTTGCCGCCGGAAGCCACCCTTTCTTTGACCTTTCCGAAACATTTCTTAGTTTTTTGAGGGACAGTTTCTTTTCTTGAAAACGTATAGGCGCTCCTTAAGTATAGTTGCCGGCATGACACGGTGTCCACCACCCTAGGCGGCTGCCACAGCTGCCGTCTTCTGCCGTACATCGCCGGAGAATCAGTCTTCAGGAGTTCGACGTGGGATTCTGGCCGGAAGTTGACATAGCTGGTAGCTCTGGCTGGAGTTGTTGTGTCACTGTTTGGTATAAAAACTGTGGCCATTTCAGCTTTTTGCTGGGTTTGGTTTTTCGTTTAGTAAATGGTCTGTGAATTTGTTGTAGTTCTTTTCACTTTGTAGTTTTTATATGTGTGGACAGTGGATTAATAAAAGCAAAGTTTGATATAGTTGATAGATGGAAAAAATGTGTGGCTATTTGCGTGCTGTTTAAATAGTGTAATCTCACACTATTAGCAGTGAAAGTGCATTAATCATGCAATTCTTTTTTACATAATTAGGTTGACTTAAAAATCAATTATGGAGAAATGATCGAGCATAGGGGTGGGTATTATACAACTTGACAAAGTATAGATAAAGTAAGTTGATGAAACCAATAAGTCGTACgagaggcggatccagaatttaaatttaatgagTTCAATTTCTAAAACAAGTTAGCATTGatttattgtactgttaaaattatgagttcaaatataatattattaaGATTTTAGTAAGTTTTTATATATAAATCCATATGACGTATTGAAAGTTATAGATTCAGTTGAACTCGTAGTTGAATCCGCCCTTGAGGTGTACAATGGTAATTcctccggtccactttaattaatttttagttATTTTCAGACATATTAATGAATTCACCTTTAaacattaattaacaatgaaattgatcatattaaccttaatttgtttattgaaaatataaaaaatactccTAAGCTCTTTACTCTCAAGGCAatgaaaaaaagaagttaattttTTCTTgataactaaaaaaataaatattttggaccacaaaaaaag containing:
- the LOC104092412 gene encoding uncharacterized protein, encoding MHHCLSPRILIVFILCSSLFLRWLPGLVIAAVVTLDSIQIYKKHELFGSKPTVFFQCKGENKTILPDVKKKHVLYTFKGEESWQPLTELTDKKCKRCGIYEKDTIKPDDTFDEWELCASDFTDLDGKYVHFLKKELNATFLCPECVPRGGASNHSSGSQKGGKRMHWALVLLICALASMVLVLGAVTVYKYWKRKKRQQDQARFLKLFEEGDDIEDELGIGPLSHVI
- the LOC104092413 gene encoding uncharacterized protein, which codes for MATVFIPNSDTTTPARATSYVNFRPESHVELLKTDSPAMYGRRRQLWQPPRVVDTVSCRQLYLRSAYTFSRKETVPQKTKKCFGKVKERVASGGKKQGKSGQRRRRRRFAVVRKVKKVSCAALSGIFRRLLSCTATVDVVDHKS